In Phycisphaeraceae bacterium, the genomic stretch TGATAAAACCGCCATCATCCAGAGTGCGCTCTCCACGAGGATTTGCACGGAGTGGTTTTTTATCCTTGATTGCATCAGGCGGGTAGAATAATAAAGGTAAAGAACCCCGCCAAACTAGGAGGAGTGTTTCGGCATTGGAACTGACTATCAGCTTGCCACACGGCGACCAACGACTGGCCATGACCGGTTCGGGCGAACGAAATCTTAAAATCATCCGCGAAGGCCTGGGGGTCAATATTTCGGCCCGTAATGAATCGCTGAAGATCAGTGGTGAGAGCGATGCGGTAGGTCGAGCTGCTCATGTGATCGAACAGCTTGCGGAAGCTGCAAAACGTAACCGCCCTCTGACCCGTCAACAGGTGATTGATAGTATCGCAGCGGCGACACGTCACTCTCACAGCCGCGGGCCAGGGAGCTTGCACATAGACCGCCAACACCAGCGGCATCAGTCAGAATCCAATAACGGTGATGGAGAAGATGGCACGGAACTAGAGGTCTATCTTGGTGGCCGACAAATCACAGCCATGACCACGGGGCAGCGACGCTACCTCACCGCAATGTACCAGCATGATCTGACGTTCTGCATCGGTCCAGCAGGAACTGGCAAAACATACCTCGCGGTTGCAGCCGCTGTTGCAATGCTCCGTCGAGGTCAGGTTCGCAAGCTCATGCTGGTACGTCCCGCGGTCGAAGCTGGCGAAAAACTTGGGTTTCTTCCCGGCGATATGCAGCAGAAAGTCAATCCCTACCTTCGCCCCCTGCTCGACGCGCTGCATGACATGATGGACTTCGAGCAAATTCAACGTTTCATGGCGACCGACGTAATTGAGATTATTCCACTCGCTTTCATGCGAGGTCGAACACTTAATGATGCCGCTGTAATCCTTGATGAGGCACAAAACACAACTCGCTCGCAGATGCTCATGTTC encodes the following:
- a CDS encoding PhoH family protein; amino-acid sequence: MELTISLPHGDQRLAMTGSGERNLKIIREGLGVNISARNESLKISGESDAVGRAAHVIEQLAEAAKRNRPLTRQQVIDSIAAATRHSHSRGPGSLHIDRQHQRHQSESNNGDGEDGTELEVYLGGRQITAMTTGQRRYLTAMYQHDLTFCIGPAGTGKTYLAVAAAVAMLRRGQVRKLMLVRPAVEAGEKLGFLPGDMQQKVNPYLRPLLDALHDMMDFEQIQRFMATDVIEIIPLAFMRGRTLNDAAVILDEAQNTTRSQMLMFLTRLGHGSKMVVTGDTSQIDLEEPRESGLIDAARRLIRVTGIGFVTLEQTDIVRHSLVQRIVEAYAPPKESNRLDK